In one Brassica oleracea var. oleracea cultivar TO1000 chromosome C9, BOL, whole genome shotgun sequence genomic region, the following are encoded:
- the LOC106313877 gene encoding uncharacterized protein LOC106313877: MAHTSSRTTIVFIVVALVCAFVHAFSIEEAEEKLLWDTCLLKISPKCALEIIGALFENLTIPDACCQDLVQEGKMCHDTLIKYIAEKPHLVSHETEYLKKSDALWTHCVSIS; the protein is encoded by the exons ATGGCTCACACTTCCTCCCGAACTACTATCGTATTCATTGTTGTTGCTTTGGTTTGTGCATTCGTTCATGCATTCTCTATTGAAGAAGCTGAAGAAAAATTACTATGGGATAC ATGTCTTCTTAAAATCAGTCCAAAATGTGCGTTGGAAATAATTGGTGCTCTCTTTGAAAATTTAACCATCCCTGATGCATGTTGTCAAGATCTTGTTCAAGAAGGAAAAATGTGTCACGATACTCTTATCAAATATATTGCTGAGAAGCCACACTTAGTTTCCCACGAAACAGAGTATTTGAAGAAAAGTGATGCTTTGTGGACTCATTGTGTCTCAATTTCGTAA
- the LOC106313872 gene encoding uncharacterized protein LOC106313872, with translation MAHTSSRTTIVFIVVALVCAFVPAFSVEEAEAKLLWDTCLLRISPKCALEIIGAGFENLTITDACCYDLVQEVKMCHDTLIKYIAEKPHLVAHETEYLKKSDALWTHCVSISQTA, from the coding sequence ATGGCTCACACTTCCTCCCGAACTACAATCGTATTCATTGTTGTTGCTTTGGTTTGTGCATTCGTTCCTGCATTCTCTGTTGAAGAAGCTGAAGCAAAATTACTATGGGATACATGTCTTCTTAGAATCAGTCCAAAATGTGCGTTGGAAATAATTGGTGCTGGCTTTGAAAATTTAACCATCACTGATGCATGTTGTTATGATCTTGTTCAAGAAGTAAAAATGTGTCACGATACTCTTATCAAATATATTGCTGAGAAGCCACACTTAGTTGCCCACGAAACAGAGTACTTGAAGAAAAGTGATGCTTTGTGGACTCATTGTGTCTCAATTTCGCAAACTGCTTAA
- the LOC106314666 gene encoding uncharacterized protein LOC106314666 has translation VFIVVALVCAFVPAFSVEEAEAKLLWDTCLFRISPKCALEIIGAGFENLTITDACCYDLVQEVKMCHDTLIKYIAEKPHLAAHETEYLKKSDALWTHCVSISQTA, from the coding sequence GTATTCATTGTTGTTGCTTTGGTTTGTGCATTCGTTCCTGCATTCTCTGTTGAAGAAGCTGAAGCAAAATTACTATGGGATACATGTCTTTTTAGAATCAGTCCAAAATGTGCGTTGGAAATAATTGGTGCTGGCTTTGAAAATTTAACCATCACTGATGCATGTTGTTATGATCTTGTTCAAGAAGTAAAAATGTGTCACGATACTCTTATCAAATATATTGCTGAGAAGCCACACTTAGCTGCCCACGAAACAGAGTACTTGAAGAAAAGTGATGCTTTGTGGACTCATTGTGTCTCAATTTCGCAAACTGCTTAA
- the LOC106313873 gene encoding uncharacterized protein LOC106313873, with the protein MAHTSSRTTIVFIVVALVCAFVPAFSFEKAEAKSLWDTCLLKISPKCALDIIGAVFENLTITDACCHDLVQEGKMCHDTLIKYIAEKPHLVSHETEYLKKSDALWTHCVSISQTA; encoded by the coding sequence ATGGCTCACACTTCCTCTCGAACTACTATCGTATTCATTGTTGTTGCTTTGGTTTGTGCATTCGTTCCTGCATTTTCTTTTGAGAAAGCTGAAGCAAAATCACTATGGGATACATGTCTTCTTAAAATCAGTCCAAAATGTGCGTTGGATATAATTGGTGCTGTCTTTGAAAATTTAACCATCACTGATGCATGTTGTCATGATCTTGTTCAAGAAGGAAAAATGTGTCACGATACTCTTATCAAATATATTGCTGAGAAGCCACACTTAGTTTCCCACGAAACAGAGTATTTGAAGAAAAGTGATGCTTTGTGGACTCATTGTGTCTCAATTTCGCAAACTGCTTAA
- the LOC106313874 gene encoding uncharacterized protein LOC106313874 — protein sequence MAHTSSRTTIVFIVVALISSFVLAFSVEEAEAKSLWDTCLLKISPKCALDIIGAVFENLTITDACCHDLVQEGKMCHNTLIKYIAEKPHLVAHETEYLKKSDELWTHCVSISETA from the coding sequence ATGGCTCACACTTCTTCCCGAACTACTATCGTATTCATTGTTGTTGCTTTGATTTCTTCATTCGTTCTTGCATTCTCTGTTGAAGAAGCTGAAGCAAAATCACTATGGGATACATGTCTTCTTAAAATCAGTCCAAAATGTGCGTTGGATATAATTGGTGCTGTCTTTGAAAATTTAACCATCACTGATGCATGTTGTCATGATCTTGTTCAAGAAGGAAAAATGTGTCACAATACTCTTATCAAATATATTGCTGAGAAGCCACACTTAGTTGCCCACGAAACAGAGTATTTGAAGAAAAGTGATGAGTTGTGGACTCATTGTGTCTCAATTTCGGAAACTGCTTAA
- the LOC106317337 gene encoding uncharacterized protein LOC106317337, whose amino-acid sequence MAHTSSRTTIVFIVVALISAFVPAFSVEEAEALSLWDTCLLKISPKFALDIIGVVFENLTITDACCHNLVQEGKMCHDTLIKYIAEKPHLVAHETEYLKKNDDLWTHCVSISQTA is encoded by the coding sequence ATGGCTCACACTTCTTCCCGAACTACTATCGTATTCATTGTTGTTGCTTTGATTTCTGCGTTCGTTCCTGCATTTTCTGTTGAAGAAGCTGAAGCATTATCACTATGGGATACATGTCTTCTTAAAATCAGTCCAAAATTTGCGTTGGATATAATTGGTGTTGTCTTTGAAAATTTAACTATCACTGATGCATGTTGTCATAATCTTGTTCAAGAAGGAAAAATGTGTCACGATACTCTTATCAAATATATTGCTGAGAAGCCGCACTTAGTTGCCCACGAAACAGAGTATTTGAAGAAAAATGATGATTTGTGGACTCATTGTGTCTCAATTTCGCAAACAGCTTAA